In Dyadobacter subterraneus, a single genomic region encodes these proteins:
- a CDS encoding ABC transporter permease yields MLANYIKIAWKVLLRHPFYTFITLFGISLTLTVLMLLTSFLDHLIGAHYPETKRDRTLYVERMVMSDSTAHSMMSGPMSFKFLNDYAKTLKTAERAAIFSYFNGSNAYVGSQKIKLNITFSDADFWRVADFDFVEGKPFNEQNIKNGDYVAVITDNFKKQYFSNSDEPVVGKNVEIENINYKVLGVVKGSPITRPFTHADIYFPYTAPKSNYQNTGMRGNFIAMILAKSKGDLKTVQSEFQSQIGRIPLPGMQGDFKYSELEVRSDPYLEHFIMTILNGGPGLKNIFYGVIGFIMLMVMGLPAINLVNLNVGRILERASEIGVRKAFGAPIKTLMWQFIVENVFITFIGGTIALILTYILINIINASGWIAYADLAINLQVFSVSIAVCLVFGLLSGVLPALRMSKLSIIEALKS; encoded by the coding sequence ATGCTCGCTAACTATATAAAAATTGCCTGGAAAGTTTTGCTGCGGCATCCTTTCTATACATTTATCACCTTGTTTGGTATAAGTCTCACGCTCACCGTGCTTATGCTTTTAACCTCATTTCTGGATCATTTGATCGGGGCGCATTACCCGGAAACAAAAAGAGACAGAACGCTTTACGTTGAAAGGATGGTCATGTCTGATTCAACTGCTCACTCGATGATGTCCGGACCTATGAGTTTCAAGTTTTTGAATGACTATGCCAAAACACTTAAAACCGCAGAACGCGCTGCCATTTTCTCCTATTTTAACGGATCAAATGCTTATGTAGGTTCTCAGAAAATCAAACTGAATATCACTTTTTCGGATGCCGATTTCTGGCGCGTTGCTGATTTTGATTTTGTTGAAGGAAAGCCATTTAATGAACAAAATATAAAAAACGGAGATTATGTGGCAGTTATCACGGACAACTTCAAAAAACAATATTTTTCAAATTCGGATGAGCCTGTAGTTGGGAAAAATGTAGAGATTGAAAACATAAATTATAAAGTTTTAGGTGTGGTAAAAGGGAGTCCTATCACAAGACCATTTACGCATGCTGACATATATTTCCCGTATACAGCGCCCAAAAGTAATTACCAGAACACGGGAATGCGTGGCAACTTTATAGCGATGATTCTGGCAAAAAGTAAAGGAGATTTAAAAACCGTTCAAAGTGAATTTCAAAGTCAGATTGGAAGAATTCCTTTGCCAGGAATGCAGGGCGACTTCAAGTATTCTGAACTTGAAGTTAGAAGTGATCCATATCTGGAACATTTTATTATGACGATTTTGAATGGTGGACCCGGATTGAAAAATATTTTTTATGGTGTTATAGGTTTTATTATGCTGATGGTCATGGGACTTCCCGCTATAAATCTGGTCAATTTGAATGTGGGTCGCATACTGGAAAGAGCTTCGGAAATCGGGGTCAGGAAAGCCTTTGGAGCACCGATAAAAACTTTGATGTGGCAGTTTATTGTTGAAAATGTTTTCATCACGTTCATCGGAGGAACCATCGCGTTAATCCTCACCTATATTCTGATCAACATCATCAATGCAAGTGGCTGGATTGCCTATGCGGACCTGGCAATAAATCTTCAGGTGTTTTCCGTAAGCATAGCGGTTTGCCTTGTTTTTGGATTATTATCAGGCGTCCTGCCAGCATTGCGAATGTCAAAACTAAGCATCATCGAGGCTCTTAAATCATAA
- a CDS encoding sigma-54-dependent transcriptional regulator produces MILIVDDDLAIRTSLALLLKKEGFSVKGAGSPEDTFEVLKNDIPELILLDLNFSIETSGDEGMHLLQRIHKYNPKIPVILITGWGTIDLAVKGMKEGARDFITKPWQNEYLLQSINTILNLAHQAPQTANRRKLEQKYHFENIVGEDPKLLQILETVGRVSATDAPVLITGESGTGKELIAEAIHTNSKRKTKPFVKVNLGGISSTLFESELFGHVRGAFTDAKTDRAGRFEMAHKGTIFLDEIGELDLASQVKLLRVLQERTFEPLGSSKSRTVDVRIICATNRNLEEMVAQGTFREDLFYRINLITVKLPALRERPGDIPILADFFMNNLKVIYERPALQLSTTALKWLKTLTLQGNIRQLKNIVERTVLLAGDDILEVEDFKQNMNSDLRPTVKSSLPEVGTITLEEMEYQMIIRAMEFHQQKISKVARALGITRFALYRRLEKYGISYESEN; encoded by the coding sequence ATGATCCTCATAGTAGACGACGACCTGGCCATCAGAACCTCACTTGCTCTTCTCCTCAAAAAAGAAGGATTCAGTGTCAAAGGTGCCGGCTCGCCTGAGGACACATTTGAAGTATTGAAAAATGATATCCCTGAATTAATTCTATTAGACCTGAATTTTTCCATTGAAACTTCCGGAGATGAAGGCATGCATTTACTTCAAAGAATTCATAAGTATAATCCAAAGATTCCCGTCATACTTATTACCGGTTGGGGAACGATTGATCTTGCAGTAAAAGGTATGAAGGAAGGCGCCAGAGATTTTATTACCAAACCCTGGCAAAATGAATATCTCCTTCAATCCATCAATACGATTTTAAACCTGGCACATCAGGCACCACAAACTGCCAACCGTCGGAAACTGGAACAGAAATATCATTTTGAAAATATCGTAGGAGAAGATCCCAAGCTGCTGCAAATACTGGAAACAGTCGGTCGTGTTTCCGCAACAGACGCGCCCGTACTAATTACAGGAGAAAGCGGAACCGGGAAAGAATTAATTGCCGAAGCGATTCATACCAATAGCAAAAGAAAAACGAAGCCATTTGTAAAAGTTAATCTGGGAGGAATTTCATCGACTTTGTTTGAAAGCGAATTGTTTGGTCACGTTCGGGGTGCTTTTACAGATGCAAAAACAGATCGGGCTGGTCGGTTTGAAATGGCGCATAAGGGAACCATTTTTCTGGATGAAATAGGGGAACTGGATCTTGCCAGTCAGGTGAAATTGCTGAGAGTTTTGCAGGAAAGAACTTTTGAACCTTTGGGAAGCAGTAAAAGTAGGACTGTGGATGTCAGGATTATCTGTGCTACCAATCGTAATCTGGAAGAAATGGTAGCGCAAGGTACTTTCAGAGAAGATCTCTTTTATAGAATTAATTTGATTACTGTAAAGCTTCCCGCATTAAGAGAACGACCAGGAGATATTCCTATTCTGGCTGATTTTTTCATGAATAATTTAAAAGTAATTTATGAACGACCAGCTTTACAACTTAGCACAACGGCATTGAAATGGCTGAAAACACTGACCTTGCAGGGTAATATTCGTCAGCTAAAAAATATAGTAGAACGTACCGTTTTACTAGCCGGAGATGACATACTTGAAGTGGAAGATTTCAAACAAAATATGAATTCTGATTTGCGCCCAACCGTTAAAAGTTCATTGCCGGAGGTTGGGACGATAACATTGGAAGAAATGGAATATCAGATGATTATCCGTGCCATGGAATTCCATCAGCAGAAAATATCAAAAGTCGCCAGGGCACTTGGAATTACCAGATTTGCCTTGTACCGCCGACTGGAAAAGTATGGGATTTCCTATGAATCTGAAAACTAA
- a CDS encoding ABC transporter permease translates to MIRHLFKLIWNKKQTHALLIIEIWASFLVLFGLATLIAYNVRNYLQPLGFQYDNVWAISLNNNQDTVAIQEKIETIFQQVKAFPEVESLSRMSDSYPFSHSNNGRTIKYKNASSQITFISADENLSKTIDIPMVEGKWYRNADSVGKYRPVVINRKAEKQLFENESAVGKILGDNDGKGVWIVSGVIDYYKDKAEFMENKPYMFELLKSGDTWNKALVIHVKPGTDAVFEAKLVKNIASIAKGWSTEIVYLKDARQQQHDMTLIPVLIFLIVCSFLLINVALGLFGILNLSIARRRGEIGLRRAMGATEGKVTTQFLGEIWVLATFSLILGLLFAVQFPLLNVFDVAAGIYVTAILAAVLIIYLIVTLCAWYPSRQASRIHPAIALHED, encoded by the coding sequence ATGATACGACATCTTTTTAAATTGATATGGAATAAAAAGCAGACGCACGCGCTGCTGATTATTGAAATTTGGGCATCGTTTCTGGTGCTGTTTGGTCTGGCAACACTGATTGCCTACAACGTTCGGAATTATCTTCAACCACTTGGATTTCAATATGATAATGTGTGGGCTATTAGTTTGAATAATAACCAGGATACAGTAGCGATTCAGGAAAAAATCGAAACGATATTTCAACAGGTTAAGGCATTTCCGGAAGTAGAATCGTTGTCAAGGATGAGCGACAGTTATCCTTTTTCGCACAGCAACAACGGGAGAACTATCAAGTACAAAAATGCATCATCACAGATCACTTTTATTTCCGCGGATGAAAACCTGAGCAAAACGATCGACATTCCGATGGTGGAAGGAAAATGGTATCGAAATGCGGATAGCGTTGGTAAATACCGGCCGGTTGTGATTAACCGTAAAGCCGAAAAACAGCTTTTTGAAAATGAAAGTGCTGTGGGTAAAATTTTGGGAGATAATGATGGAAAAGGAGTCTGGATTGTTTCGGGTGTGATTGATTATTACAAAGACAAGGCGGAATTTATGGAAAATAAACCGTACATGTTTGAATTGTTAAAGTCGGGCGATACCTGGAATAAGGCGTTGGTAATTCATGTGAAACCCGGAACAGATGCAGTTTTTGAGGCAAAATTGGTCAAAAATATTGCTTCGATAGCCAAAGGATGGAGTACGGAAATTGTTTATTTAAAGGATGCGCGCCAGCAGCAACACGATATGACGCTTATTCCGGTACTTATATTTCTCATCGTATGTAGTTTTCTTTTAATCAACGTAGCTTTGGGGCTATTTGGAATTCTAAATCTCAGCATTGCAAGAAGACGAGGCGAAATTGGATTAAGGCGGGCAATGGGCGCGACAGAAGGAAAAGTGACTACGCAGTTTTTAGGCGAGATATGGGTTTTGGCAACCTTCAGTCTGATCCTGGGATTATTATTCGCTGTGCAGTTTCCATTGCTTAATGTTTTTGATGTTGCGGCGGGAATTTATGTGACGGCGATCCTTGCAGCCGTTCTGATCATTTATTTGATTGTTACACTCTGCGCATGGTATCCGAGTAGACAGGCTTCGAGGATTCATCCGGCGATTGCTTTGCATGAAGATTAA